In the Gossypium arboreum isolate Shixiya-1 chromosome 10, ASM2569848v2, whole genome shotgun sequence genome, one interval contains:
- the LOC108486906 gene encoding endochitinase EP3-like, with amino-acid sequence MESLAMGKKLLTSVLVGLVVASAITQTVLAQNCGCAPNLCCSQHGYCGQGNDYCGTGCKEGPCFSKSPTGASVASIVSPQFFNGIINQARADCAGKKFYTRQAFLTALDSFPDFGKLGSDVESKREIAAFFAHATHETEFFCYTEEQDKSNSYCEANPKFPCAPGKSYHGRGPLQLTGNTNYGNAGNALKLDLLKNPEMVANDPVVSFKGSLWYWMTAVRPVIGQGFGATIKAINGRLECGVPAAQDKVQRRIRFYTDYCKQLGVDPGPSLSC; translated from the exons ATGGAGTCCTTAGCTATGGGAAAAAAGCTACTAACATCTGTTCTCGTAGGACTAGTAGTTGCTTCAGCTATTACCCAAACCGTGTTGGCTCAAAACTGTGGCTGTGCGCCAAACTTGTGTTGCAGTCAACATGGTTATTGCGGTCAGGGTAACGATTACTGTGGCACTGGTTGCAAAGAAGGCCCTTGTTTCTCCAAGTCTCCCACTGGTGCTTCAGTTGCCTCCATTGTTTCACCTCAGTTCTTCAACGGGATAATCAACCAAGCTCGTGCGGATTGTGCAGGCAAGAAATTCTATACACGACAAGCTTTCCTGACTGCACTTGATTCCTTTCCCGATTTCGGAAAATTGGGTTCTGATGTTGAATCCAAGCGTGAGATTGCTGCATTCTTCGCCCATGCCACCCATGAGACTGAAT TCTTTTGCTATACAGAAGAGCAGGATAAAAGTAATAGCTACTGTGAAGCCAATCCAAAGTTCCCATGTGCACCAGGGAAGTCCTACCACGGTCGAGGACCGCTTCAGCTTACAGGGAATACTAACTACGGGAACGCAGGGAATGCTTTGAAGCTGGACTTATTGAAAAATCCTGAAATGGTGGCCAATGATCCTGTTGTCTCATTTAAGGGTTCATTATGGTACTGGATGACCGCTGTCCGCCCCGTCATCGGCCAAGGGTTCGGAGCAACCATCAAAGCCATCAATGGCAGGCTTGAATGTGGTGTTCCAGCTGCACAAGACAAAGTTCAGCGTCGAATTCGGTTTTACACCGATTATTGTAAACAATTGGGGGTTGATCCTGGACCCAGTCTGTCTTGTTAG